Genomic segment of Sulfurimonas sp.:
CGTTTTCAATGAATAAGCCCTCTTTAGAAGAACAAGAATCATTAATCATTGCAAGGCTGAGAGGTGGACTAAGAGGTAAACTGGTAAGTGATAATAAGATCAACTATTTTATACTCACTGAATTTGCAGAAAACGGTATAACAAATCCTGCCGGGCACAGACAACACAGTTATCTGACTGATCTATCAGCAACGTTTAGATACCTACCTGTAAATATTAGAGTTGGAAAATTTAAATACCCTGGTAGTGAAGAGGGTTTAATGACCAGATTTGCATCCCCATTCATACAGTTTACAACAATGAGTGATCAGCTCCTTTTAGAGCGATTCATATCTCCAAAGAGCATTAATTCTACTACCTATCTTGGAGAGCCTGCACATTCAGTAGGTGCATATAGAGATACAGGGATAGAGCTTTTTCAAAAACTTAATATAGATAAAAAAAACTCAATATCGTATGCTTATATGCTAGGTCAAGGTAGTGGGCTACAGATGGAAAACACCAACTCTTCACATCCTACGCACTATATCTACAGTGCATATGAAAATATTTTTGGAGAAGGAAAAGGTTATAATCTAGAGTCTTTTAAACTTTATATGTGGTATCAAAAAGGTAAAAGAAAACTTCTTGATAAACTTTTTGATAGAGAAAGATACGGACTTGGGTTTACTTACTATGACGGGACCTTAAGAGTTGATAGTGAGTATGTAAGGGGAAAAGGTATGATATATACAGGGGCTAAAGATATAGATTCACTGCCAAATAAAGATGAATGGCATTTTGAAATAGAAGCAGATGAAAGTAGCAAGGCTGATGGTTACTATCTATCTAGCCAATATAAAGTAATTCCAAAAATAGAGCTTTTAGCTAGATATGATCAGTTTAACAGAATGAAAAACATAAGTGCTAAAAAAAGAGTCTTTAAAAATACTACACTTGGTATTTCATATAAGTTCAAAGGTTTTAATAGGATTGATTTCAACTATACTTTTGCCAAAGCTTCTGCACCACATAACGATGCTGCCCAGAGAATTTTAAATAATACTGATAATATCGCAAGGATCCAGTTAACGATGGTGTATAAATAATGTTAAAACAACTAAAACCACAAAATATATTTATTTCTATAGCTATATTGATAATAACCCTAGTAGCAAGTGATTTCATATTAAATATCCGTACAAAAGCATTAGTTGAAGAAAAATATTCATATGTAGCAAACGAAATTAAAACTTCTACAAAATCATACATTGATGCAAAAAGCGAAGCTATATTATTTATAGCACTATCTTTAGCTAATGATCATAAGTATATAGATGCTATTAAACACTCAAGAATAGAAGAACTTAACTTAGACAGTTTTTCTAAAGAACTTCAAAAGAATACAGCATATAAAAACATATGGATTCAGATTAGTGATATGAACGGTATAAGCGTATATAGAAGTTGGACCAAAAAACGTGGTGATGATCTAAAAAAGATACGTAAAGATATAGTGCAGATGTTAAAAGATCCGAAAATAAAATCTACTATAAGTACAGGTTTGTTTGATATGACATTTAAAGCAATGGTACCTATATTTGATAATAAAAAATTCATGGGGACTATAGATGTAGTAGCAAAATTCAATTCAGTTGCAAACCAGTTAAAAGACATTGGATTTGAACCTGTAATTTTAGTTGATAAATCTTATAAAAAACAAATCAAAAAACCATTCACAAAGATGTTTATAGATGATTACTACATAGCAAACCTAAATGCATCATATTCAAATCAACAATATATTAAAACATACGGTATTGAAAAACTTATAAACAATAAAAATGATTATATTACTGATAGTAAAAACAATAAATTTATTACTATTTATAAACAAAAAGACGTTCTTGGAAAGGATATGGGTTATTTTGTTTTATTTCATCCTTTAGACACTATAGATTTAGGTTATATATACTTTTACCATAATTCAATATTAGCTTTTATATTCTTGCTTGTTATAGGTATATTTTTAATTATACTATTGATCAATTCTAAGCACTACAAAGAAAAAACAGAACTGCAAAACAAACTACTCTCTAAAGAGGTAGAAGAAAAAAATACAGAACTTGAACAGCAACATGCCTTTTTACAAAATATAATCAACGGTATAAACGAATCCATTATGGTTATAGATAAAGACTTTAATGTTCTTTTAGCTAATGATTATGCAAAAAGATTCAGTAGTAAAAGTATAATAAAAGATCTAAACAATCCTAAATGCTATGAGATGTCACATCATCAAGACCACCCTTGTGAAGGTGACACCCACCCATGCCCTCTAACTCAAACTTTTGAAAAAAACAAAAGTGTTCAAATGATTCATAGACACTTAACACCAGAAGGTGAAGAACATTACATAGAGCTCTCTACCACACCTCTTTATAATAAAGATAATGAGCTATATGCCATAGTGGAACTCGGACACAACATTACAGAACATTTAAATAATCAAAAACTACTTGAAGAGCAGAAAAATGAACTTGACTATCAGGCACATTACGATTCTCTAACACTACTCCCTAACAGAGTACTATTTGCCGACAGACTTAAACGTTCAATTAAAACTGCCCAAAGATATAAAAATCATGTAGCACTCCTTTTTATTGACTTAGACCATTTTAAAGAGATCAATGATTCCCTAGGACATGACGCAGGGGATTATATTTTACAAGAAACAGCTAAAAGACTACAAAGTGATATAAGAAAAAGTGACACTGTTTCAAGACTAGGCGGTGATGAATTTACGATGATTTTAGAAGGTATTCATAATATCAATGAAATTGTAGACCTGGTACAAAAAATATTGCACAAACTGCAACAACCTTATAAATATAAAGACAACAAACTCTATAGTGCAGCTAGTATAGGGATCAGTGTATACCCTGAAAATGGTGATACTGCTCAAGAATTACTAAAAAATGCAGATGCAGCTATGTACAAGGCTAAAGAAAATGGTAGAAATACATACAGTTTTTATACACAGTCAATGACGCAAAAAGCGTATGAGAGAGTTGTCATAGAAACAAAACTCAGAGAGGCTATAAAAAATAAAGAGTTTAGAGTATATTACCAACCTCAAATCAACTTAACTTCAAAAAGTGTTGTCGGATTTGAAGCTCTAGTTAGATGGTTTGATCCTGATGGTTCAATAATTTCTCCAAATAAGTTTATACCTATTGCTGAGCAGACAGGCTTGATTATAGATATAGGAAAAATTATTTTAGAAAGTGTATTTTTGCAGGCTGTACAATGGCAAAAAGACGGTAGAAACTTTGACAAAATAGCGATAAACATCTCTACAAAACAACTCAAAGATCATGAGTTTTTATCTAATGTAAAAGATTTACTAGATAAAACAAATTGTGACCCTTCATTGATAGAATTTGAGATCACAGAGAGTTTCTTTATTGAGGACATTAATGAAGCTGTAAATATATTAAACGATATTAAAAATATGAATATTTCAATCAGCTTAGATGACTTTGGTACAGGTTTTTCTTCACTGTCTTATTTAAAACAGCTTCCAATATCAAAACTGAAAATTGACAAATCATTTATCGATGACATATTTACAGATGATGATGACAAAACAATTACACAATCAATCATAAACCTTGCAAAAAACATGAACTTAAAAGTTATTGCCGAGGGAGTTGAAACAAAAGAACAAGAAAAATTCTTAGAAGAAAACGGATGTGAACTGGTACAGGGATTCTTATATAGTAAACCCCTGCACGTAGATAAATTGAAAAAATTCAAATATAAGTTTTAATACCGACTAGAAGTAGTTTACAACTACCTCATCTAAACTTTGTCTGGTTTTTTCATTTTGGGAGTTCTTTCTGTATCCAAAAGCTACCATTACGGATAGACCAAATTCATTTGTATCTATATTTAATTCAGAAGATAAAAACTCTTCTGCTTTTTTTGCATCAAAACCCTCAATAGGACAAGAGTCTATACCCATGAAAGCTGCTCCAGTCATCATGTTCGCCATAGCTATGTATGTTTGTTTAGAAGCCCAGTCAAATATCGCCCTGTCACTCTCTAAAAGATTAAAATCTTCTTTTTGAAACTTCTCATAAAACTGACCTCTCATTTCTATTGCATCTTTTGGTAGTTTATGAGTATCACTCATCATGTGTTGTATATATTCGCTAGAGTAGATCATAGAGTTTTTCTTTCTAGCTAAGATGATCACATAGTGACTTGCAGTCGGCAGTGTACCTTGTGCACCCCATGTAAACTCTTTTAGTTTCTCTCTTAAGTTTTTGTTTTGAACTACTAAAAACTTCCAAGGCTCAAAACCAAATGAGCTTGGGCTCAGCCTTCCCATCTCTAAAATGGAGTTGAAATCTTCATCAGTTATTTTTTTTGAATCATCAAACTCTTTGCACGCATGTCTAAACATCATGGCATCTAAAAATTTATTTTGCATAGGGACTCCAAATTTTTTTAATTTTTTATTCTAGCACTTATTTTTTAATGCCATAAAACAACACGACAGTTTCGGAACTTTTTTTGCTCATATACTTTTAGATAGAACAATATTGGAGAAATTATGGAATACCAAAAAGTAGACATTAACGATCCTGATGCACTGATAGTTGCAGAGTTAGAGCGTGAATTTGATTTTTCACAATATGATTTAGATGAAAAAGATATATTAAGAACTATAAAGATCAACAAACTTCTTGCTAGATACAAAGATATTTTTGAGCGCGAACACTCATTGCAGACATTTTACATGATCGCACGTGCTACGCCAATAAATTTGACATCGGTTTTTAAACTTATAAACCTTGATAAAGACAGATTTTTAGATCTGATAAAAGAGATGCGTTTTTATGAGCTGATCGACATAGATGCTTCAAACGTAATAGAACTTACCAAAAAAGGTAAGCAGTATGCTCAAGAGTTAGGTATAGATATTTTTCTTTAACTAGTGGGCAAACTGATTTTTTATAATATCTGTGTTTTCACACCTGTTATATTCACACTGAAACGTAACATGAGAGATCCCATACAACTCCCCTAGTTGTTTCTCAAGTACATTGATCACATTTGTAGACTCTTGTATAGATATGTTTTTACAAAAGTTTAGGTGTGCTTCAAGATGGATTCTGTTGTCATCTAATTGCCATACATGAACATGATGGACATTGTCTATATCTTCAAGCTGAGTTATTGTTTTCACAATCTCATCAACTTCTAATTCCTCTGGCACAAACTGCATAAGAACAGACAAGGAACCTTTTACTAAAGCGTACGAAGCCCAAATAAGATACAAAGCGATTATAATAGTGATCACGGAGTCAACCCATAAAAGGTTAAAGTAGTACATTAATACACCGCCGACAACTACAGCAAAAGATGTCATAGCATCTGCTAAAAGGTGTAGGTATGCTGCTTTCATATTCATGTTTGAGTGTGCATCGTCTTTAATTATGAAAACACTAAGCGCATTTACTACGATCCCTAGAAGTCCAAGTATAATCACCCAAAAAGAGTTGATAGGTTCCGGATTATATAGTTTGTTGATCGCTTCAAAGATCAGATATACAGAGATAGCGATCAAAACAGATGAGTTAAAAAGAGCCGCTATGATCTCCGCTCTATGGTACCCAAAAGTTTTTCTCAAATTTCCTGGACGTTTTGAGAGTTGATTTGCCCAGTAAGCTATAAGAAGAGATACAACATCGCTAAGATTGTGCACGGCATCACTAAGAAGTGCCAACGACCCTGATAACAATCCTCCAATGATCTGAGCTACCGTAATAATTACGTTTAGAATTACGGTTATAAAAAGATTTTTTCCGCTGACATCATGGTGATGATGATGGTGGTGATGTGAATGGTGATCGTGATGATTAGACATAATTAACTTTTTTATATGAATTCTATCATATAAATAGATTATTTGCTATAATTTCATCCTTTACTACAGGGGCTGACTTGGTTTCGACGGGACTTAGTAGCTTTTGATTGCATGTCGGACTGAGCACTTCCGTTACACGGCTCAACATTGTTAAACGCAAACAATACAAATTATCGCCCAGCTTTAGCAGTAGCTTAAGTTTATAACCCCTCATACGAGGAGGGCTGCTTCACTTGTTGATTCTAAATAGGCAAGATTCGAAGTATAACCATTCATTTAGATATATATTAGGTGTGTCTCCACTTAATACGAACTGCCCAGAGGCTCGCTTGGACTAGCTTTGCAAGTTGTGTGAAGTCTAAGTTAAACAAAACAACTTTTCTAAGCATGTAGAGGTTAAAAGTAGCTATTTTTCGGACTGCGGTTCGATTCCGCACAGCTCCACCATAAATCAATAAAATACAATCAATAAATTTACTTAAACTGTACACCTTCATATCTATCATAAATCCACTCTGCAACTGCTTCTTTTTCCTCATCATTTAGTTTCCCTTTTTTAGATGGCATTACACCAAATCGTTCTATAGCAGGTGGATTACATAAACTATATTCTAAGTTTGGGTTATCAATATAATTCTTTATAAACAGTACAACAACTTTTTTATGAACATCCTCATCATCATTTTTAATCATAATTTGATTTTTTAATTGATTTGATACTTCGATCATAGGGGGAGCTTTCATAGTTGAAATATTTTTAACAAATTCATTCTTTGAAATAGTTTCTATATGACAAGTTGAGCAATTTTTTTTATAAACTTCATAACCATCAGATGATGCCAAAAGTAATATAGGCGTAAATACAAGTGTTAAAGTAAAATTTTTCATATTAATCCTTATGTAATAAATAAGGTAGTATCTTACTTAAAACATAAAGAATTAATCTTGATATGAATCAACAGTTGACTAAGATCAATAAATAAATCTACTTATACTGATAAACTTTTAAAAGTCATGAAAGATGTACAGATGTACAGTAAAGACAATACTTTTATGGAGACTAATGAAGTAAAACAAAAATTAGAAGGACAAAGTTAAAATGTTATATTTAAGTATGAAGTTATTACATATATTCTCAGTTTTAATCTATGGAGGTTTTCTATTTACAGACAATCTAATTTTAATGAGAATGCAAAAGACTCTTTCTAAAAAAAAATATGAAGAAGTAAGAGCTTACTTTCAAGGTTTTACAAAATCTATAGTTCCCAAAGCTCTTATTACAGCAGTAATAAGTGGACTATATTTAATACATACGACTTTTGGTCCAATAGCCGAGACAGGCTTATCAAATTTTCAAATTATACTCTCGATAAAAGCACTGTTAGGACTATGGCTTGGCTTAAGAGGGATACTGCAAGTGTTCTTCGGCATACAGCCACTTATATTTAAAAGTCATAGATTACCATTTATATTGGTAATATTAATTATTTTACTCTCTCAAGTTATGTGGAGTGTTTGAAAAATAGGATATTAAGACCCTATTTTTTATTTTCTAAAAGTCTTAATGTCATCTCTTTCATCAAGCTAATACTGATTTCTGGATTATCTTTTATAAACGCTTTAAATTCTGTTGATGATAATCTTATAGTTTTTATCTCACTGTCTGCTATAACTGTAGCAGTCCTTGGTACATCAGCAATTATTGCTATCTCTCCAAAGTAACTTCCTTTTGAAAGTTTGGCTACTTCTTCATCATTTACAAGAACTCTTACAACACCGTCTAATAATATATATAGAGAATTAGAAATTTCACCTTGTACTAAGACAACTTCTTCCTCTTTAAAATTTCTAGATTCTGCATGCTCGGCAAGATGTTTAAGTTCTCGAAATGTGATATTTGAAAAGAACGGTATCGTATGTAAATACATCATTTGATCATACATTGTTATGACACCTGTGTTATTAAACACCTTATTATAAACATTTAATACATCTTCGCCATAGTTTTTAAACTTCTCAAACTTTGTATCTTCAATTATGGAAGAATCATATTTCTTTAAATTCATTAGAGCAACTGTACTTAACTCTATAGAACTATTTTCTAACAACTGATTAACAATTTCTACATTATTATTTTCATCTACAGTATATTTAGTATTTACTGCATTCACTAGTTTTAAAATAGCACTTAGTATAGCTTCATCCATAAAAGAGTATTCACTTTGTGTATACTCTAAATTCAATTCTCCATTATGATATTTTAAAGTGTCTTTTAATGGTTTAAGCTCTTTAGAGTTCTTTTCATAAAGAATATTAAAGATTGTAAAAAGATCTTGAGAAATATTATTAAACTGATCTCTAATAGCAAATTTTAAAAAATTAATTTCGGCAGACTTATCATCATAAAGTTTTAAATTGCTTACAGCCAGTAGTTGCATCTCGTCTAAAATACTCATAACCTCTGCTTCAAGCTTATCGTTTGAATGCAATATGTCTTCTACTATTTTTTTATGATCTTCATTACTGATTTGAAACTGCTTTTGCAATGAATTTAAAATTTCATGGTCTAGTTCCAAGTGTTGACTTAAGATATCTTCTATCATTGTTTTGTAGGTCTGACGCTGATACCTACGAGTAGGTGATTTTTCTACATCCGCATTAAAAAGATCATCGTTTTCTAACCTGATCTCCCTAAATATATCCCAATGCTCTTTTTTCGAAATACCCATATTTTCACGAAGTTTCTCAAGAATTTCACTTCTGTCTTCGGTTAAGATTCCTTCCTGCATCAAGTCAATAAGACTATTCTTATACATTTTTCTTTTTTCTTCTTTATTCTGTTTCTCATTGGCATATGTATAATATATCTCTTTTAGATTTGTCGGTATAGGTTTATTTGAATCCCATTGTTTTATTAGTTTTAGAGCAAATCTTTCTTGTATAAAGTAGTTCTCTTCTCTAAAAAATTCCTTGTATAAAATCACGGCCGATATTGCTACAACCATAAAATAAAAAACTGCATATGGTATTGGATGCTCATTGTAAGCTGGTGCTCCTGCAAAAATATAAAAAATATTAAATGCTATAAATGCTGCAGAAACTCTCATTCTATGTAACAAAGTAGAATATGTAATATTTTTACTAGAACTTCTTTTCCAAAAATACTTCTCTACGGCCTTAAAAATATAAAAGCTAGATAATGAAAATACTGCTAAAGTTATAGGTGCCGCAATAATTACAGGTATAGATGGAGCAAAGAAAAAACCTGTTGAAAACATTGAAACATCGTTATAAGCCCAAATGCCGGAAAAGTAATGTTCTAATGAACCAGTCTGAAAATAAAAATACAGATAAAAGCCTAAAACTAGACCGCTGAATGAATAAAAAACATAGTTTTTTTGCTCATTTAAAGCTTCTTTCCAATAACTGCTTTCCATATCGATATCTGGACAGTTCTTTTTACATCCACTACATTTTGAACATGCAGAGTTGTATTCATAATAGTGTGAATTTGAACCGCAGTATATTTTCTCAACAACACTAACTGGACAGAAAAAATTACACCAGCTTTTTCCCGCATAAACAAGATTGGTTAAAAATGCGAAAAGTATTACAAAAATAAAAAATACTGCTAGATAAATATCATTAAAATTTAAGACAGTTAATCTTGCAGCAAAAGCAACAAAAAGTATAGAATATTGAAGGTAGTAAAAGTTTTTTTCAAACCACTTAGGTAGTTTCTTTTTTTCTATCCAATTTAAATTTTGAGATATATTTGCTAAAAAAGCAAGTGGACATACTTTTCTCCATTTAGAATAACCAAATATTAAAAAAAGTACAGGCACTACAGGTACAAATACTGTCCAAACATATGAAGTAGAATGTTCTACAAAAAGCAATAGCAATAGTAGAGATACAAATACTACTATTGCTGTAGACTTATATATGTTTATGGCATATTGGTTCAAGGTATTCTACTTTTTAGATTTCTAGTGGCGTATCATCAAGATTACCCCACTCTCTCATAGAAGCATCATATATTTTTACATCTTTAAAATTAAGGTGCTGAGTAAGCAGATACCAGTTCATAGATGCTTCAAGTCCACCAGTACAGTATACTATTACTTCTTTGTTCGCATTTAATTTATTATCATCAATATATATTGCGTTTAGATCTTTGTCTTTTTTTACATTATATTCAGAATCAAACTTATCTCTCCAATAACTGCTTTTAGCTTTAGGAATGTGTCCTAACCTTTTAACACCTGAAGATTGTTTTTTCCCGTAAAAAAATTCACTTGGTCTAGCTTCAATCATACTTACTTTACCAATTTTGCTTAACACGTAGTCTTTATTGATCAAAACATTAGGGTTAAAACTAGCTTTAAAATCACCTTGATTGCACACTGTTTTCTCTGTAGAAACAAGTTCATCAAATTCAAATTTAGAAACCCAGTCTGGATAACCCCCATTTAGAATAGAGATATTTTTTAAACCGTGAGTTTTTAGTGCTAATGCCACATAACTCGCTTTTAAAAGATCTTTGTCTATGTTGTGACCATATATAACTACTTCAGAGTCAT
This window contains:
- a CDS encoding sulfurtransferase, with amino-acid sequence MKIIITLIFGFAYLFSSQAFISSEELKDKLGAKNLVILDTTKEEVYKQGHIPGAIRVEASKLRHKVGKHQLINSPKEIEAYFQCLGINNDSEVVIYGHNIDKDLLKASYVALALKTHGLKNISILNGGYPDWVSKFEFDELVSTEKTVCNQGDFKASFNPNVLINKDYVLSKIGKVSMIEARPSEFFYGKKQSSGVKRLGHIPKAKSSYWRDKFDSEYNVKKDKDLNAIYIDDNKLNANKEVIVYCTGGLEASMNWYLLTQHLNFKDVKIYDASMREWGNLDDTPLEI
- a CDS encoding cation diffusion facilitator family transporter, yielding MSNHHDHHSHHHHHHHHDVSGKNLFITVILNVIITVAQIIGGLLSGSLALLSDAVHNLSDVVSLLIAYWANQLSKRPGNLRKTFGYHRAEIIAALFNSSVLIAISVYLIFEAINKLYNPEPINSFWVIILGLLGIVVNALSVFIIKDDAHSNMNMKAAYLHLLADAMTSFAVVVGGVLMYYFNLLWVDSVITIIIALYLIWASYALVKGSLSVLMQFVPEELEVDEIVKTITQLEDIDNVHHVHVWQLDDNRIHLEAHLNFCKNISIQESTNVINVLEKQLGELYGISHVTFQCEYNRCENTDIIKNQFAH
- a CDS encoding NAD(P)H-dependent oxidoreductase, which encodes MQNKFLDAMMFRHACKEFDDSKKITDEDFNSILEMGRLSPSSFGFEPWKFLVVQNKNLREKLKEFTWGAQGTLPTASHYVIILARKKNSMIYSSEYIQHMMSDTHKLPKDAIEMRGQFYEKFQKEDFNLLESDRAIFDWASKQTYIAMANMMTGAAFMGIDSCPIEGFDAKKAEEFLSSELNIDTNEFGLSVMVAFGYRKNSQNEKTRQSLDEVVVNYF
- a CDS encoding cytochrome c, whose protein sequence is MKNFTLTLVFTPILLLASSDGYEVYKKNCSTCHIETISKNEFVKNISTMKAPPMIEVSNQLKNQIMIKNDDEDVHKKVVVLFIKNYIDNPNLEYSLCNPPAIERFGVMPSKKGKLNDEEKEAVAEWIYDRYEGVQFK
- a CDS encoding EAL domain-containing protein translates to MLKQLKPQNIFISIAILIITLVASDFILNIRTKALVEEKYSYVANEIKTSTKSYIDAKSEAILFIALSLANDHKYIDAIKHSRIEELNLDSFSKELQKNTAYKNIWIQISDMNGISVYRSWTKKRGDDLKKIRKDIVQMLKDPKIKSTISTGLFDMTFKAMVPIFDNKKFMGTIDVVAKFNSVANQLKDIGFEPVILVDKSYKKQIKKPFTKMFIDDYYIANLNASYSNQQYIKTYGIEKLINNKNDYITDSKNNKFITIYKQKDVLGKDMGYFVLFHPLDTIDLGYIYFYHNSILAFIFLLVIGIFLIILLINSKHYKEKTELQNKLLSKEVEEKNTELEQQHAFLQNIINGINESIMVIDKDFNVLLANDYAKRFSSKSIIKDLNNPKCYEMSHHQDHPCEGDTHPCPLTQTFEKNKSVQMIHRHLTPEGEEHYIELSTTPLYNKDNELYAIVELGHNITEHLNNQKLLEEQKNELDYQAHYDSLTLLPNRVLFADRLKRSIKTAQRYKNHVALLFIDLDHFKEINDSLGHDAGDYILQETAKRLQSDIRKSDTVSRLGGDEFTMILEGIHNINEIVDLVQKILHKLQQPYKYKDNKLYSAASIGISVYPENGDTAQELLKNADAAMYKAKENGRNTYSFYTQSMTQKAYERVVIETKLREAIKNKEFRVYYQPQINLTSKSVVGFEALVRWFDPDGSIISPNKFIPIAEQTGLIIDIGKIILESVFLQAVQWQKDGRNFDKIAINISTKQLKDHEFLSNVKDLLDKTNCDPSLIEFEITESFFIEDINEAVNILNDIKNMNISISLDDFGTGFSSLSYLKQLPISKLKIDKSFIDDIFTDDDDKTITQSIINLAKNMNLKVIAEGVETKEQEKFLEENGCELVQGFLYSKPLHVDKLKKFKYKF
- a CDS encoding cyclic nucleotide-binding domain-containing protein, which codes for MNQYAINIYKSTAIVVFVSLLLLLLFVEHSTSYVWTVFVPVVPVLFLIFGYSKWRKVCPLAFLANISQNLNWIEKKKLPKWFEKNFYYLQYSILFVAFAARLTVLNFNDIYLAVFFIFVILFAFLTNLVYAGKSWCNFFCPVSVVEKIYCGSNSHYYEYNSACSKCSGCKKNCPDIDMESSYWKEALNEQKNYVFYSFSGLVLGFYLYFYFQTGSLEHYFSGIWAYNDVSMFSTGFFFAPSIPVIIAAPITLAVFSLSSFYIFKAVEKYFWKRSSSKNITYSTLLHRMRVSAAFIAFNIFYIFAGAPAYNEHPIPYAVFYFMVVAISAVILYKEFFREENYFIQERFALKLIKQWDSNKPIPTNLKEIYYTYANEKQNKEEKRKMYKNSLIDLMQEGILTEDRSEILEKLRENMGISKKEHWDIFREIRLENDDLFNADVEKSPTRRYQRQTYKTMIEDILSQHLELDHEILNSLQKQFQISNEDHKKIVEDILHSNDKLEAEVMSILDEMQLLAVSNLKLYDDKSAEINFLKFAIRDQFNNISQDLFTIFNILYEKNSKELKPLKDTLKYHNGELNLEYTQSEYSFMDEAILSAILKLVNAVNTKYTVDENNNVEIVNQLLENSSIELSTVALMNLKKYDSSIIEDTKFEKFKNYGEDVLNVYNKVFNNTGVITMYDQMMYLHTIPFFSNITFRELKHLAEHAESRNFKEEEVVLVQGEISNSLYILLDGVVRVLVNDEEVAKLSKGSYFGEIAIIADVPRTATVIADSEIKTIRLSSTEFKAFIKDNPEISISLMKEMTLRLLENKK